A window of the Bdellovibrio sp. ZAP7 genome harbors these coding sequences:
- a CDS encoding YheT family hydrolase translates to MQRLELISCEAPFWADSGHGQTLWGHFLKSPELENPGINFEVDLPDGDRLFCYYHPGNTDLVVSLYHGLSGDMQADYMQRTAILCRKLGHTVVLVNHRGAGPGLTAARHPYHSGRAEDVSEVLKVLRKKFPNKKQIAVGYSMSGCIVLGLGGGFRGDHKPDGIITVNAPLNLGRGARLLGSGFNRIYDVRFVHRLRQNIDMKYRFGLIEQPYRIPMWATIHDLDSIYTAPASGFRDREDYYESCSAIHYVHNIDVPTYMLTAADDPFVTVQDYRDANLSKDISLHIEGRGGHLGYISKHKTPLGSHRWLDYYLHEALGKMAQEFTAGS, encoded by the coding sequence TTGCAAAGACTAGAGTTGATTTCATGTGAAGCTCCTTTCTGGGCCGATAGCGGTCACGGACAAACTTTATGGGGGCATTTCCTAAAATCACCTGAGTTAGAAAATCCTGGAATTAATTTTGAAGTCGATCTTCCTGATGGGGATCGACTTTTTTGTTATTACCATCCAGGTAACACGGATCTTGTGGTCAGCCTTTACCATGGTCTTTCTGGAGACATGCAAGCAGATTACATGCAACGAACGGCGATCCTTTGTCGGAAATTGGGTCACACGGTGGTTTTGGTCAATCACCGCGGAGCGGGCCCAGGACTGACAGCAGCAAGACATCCTTATCATTCCGGCCGAGCTGAGGATGTTTCTGAAGTTCTTAAAGTATTAAGAAAGAAATTCCCGAACAAAAAACAAATCGCCGTCGGTTACTCGATGAGCGGCTGCATTGTATTGGGGCTGGGTGGGGGATTTCGTGGTGATCACAAGCCTGATGGTATCATTACGGTCAATGCTCCATTGAACTTGGGCCGGGGGGCACGTTTGCTGGGAAGTGGATTCAATCGTATTTACGATGTTCGCTTTGTTCACAGGCTGCGCCAAAACATCGACATGAAGTATCGCTTTGGATTAATCGAGCAACCGTATCGTATTCCTATGTGGGCGACGATTCATGATTTAGACAGCATTTATACAGCGCCCGCATCGGGTTTCCGCGATCGCGAAGATTACTACGAAAGTTGTTCGGCCATTCACTATGTTCACAATATCGACGTGCCAACTTATATGCTAACCGCGGCTGATGATCCATTTGTGACGGTCCAAGATTATCGCGATGCCAATTTATCTAAAGACATTTCTTTGCATATCGAAGGGCGTGGTGGTCACCTGGGTTATATTTCTAAACATAAAACCCCGTTGGGAAGCCACCGTTGGCTTGATTACTATCTGCATGAAGCTTTGGGTAAGATGGCCCAAGAATTTACTGCCGGTTCGTAA
- a CDS encoding DUF3465 domain-containing protein, whose translation MKLTTRLLSVLLSVAAISSQAHAYYQASGNDSAIVSAMESHRRVDFVEGSDMEVIQVLPDDTNGNQHQKWVVRLSNGKTMQAVYNSDMCPRVPVQVGDRVAMGGMFLWTNQGGLLHWLHHDPRGNRPDGYVLLNGVYYCKD comes from the coding sequence ATGAAGTTAACGACTCGTTTACTTTCAGTTCTTTTGTCAGTTGCCGCAATTTCAAGCCAAGCTCATGCATACTACCAAGCGTCCGGAAACGATTCTGCAATCGTAAGTGCGATGGAATCTCACAGACGTGTGGATTTCGTTGAAGGTTCAGATATGGAAGTTATCCAAGTGTTGCCTGACGACACAAATGGCAATCAACACCAAAAGTGGGTTGTGAGACTTTCAAATGGAAAAACAATGCAAGCCGTGTACAATTCAGACATGTGCCCGCGCGTTCCAGTACAAGTCGGTGATCGCGTCGCTATGGGCGGGATGTTCCTTTGGACAAACCAAGGTGGTTTGCTTCACTGGCTCCATCACGATCCACGCGGCAACCGTCCAGACGGTTATGTGCTGCTAAATGGAGTTTACTATTGCAAAGACTAG
- the greB gene encoding transcription elongation factor GreB, giving the protein MDNNKNYITPEGLAKLRDEYQALMHGERPKIVEIVQWAASNGDRSENADYQYGKKRLREIDRRVHFLTKRIEDAEVVDPKLMKGDKVLFSATVTLVNEDGDELTYQIVGEDEFDPKVGKISWKSPVARALLGKKLGDEVKLIKPSGEVFVTIENVEYK; this is encoded by the coding sequence ATGGATAATAACAAGAACTACATCACCCCCGAAGGTCTAGCGAAACTCCGCGACGAGTACCAGGCACTCATGCATGGCGAGCGTCCCAAGATTGTGGAGATCGTGCAGTGGGCAGCGAGCAATGGCGATCGTTCTGAAAATGCTGATTATCAGTATGGAAAAAAACGTCTGCGTGAAATTGATCGTCGTGTGCATTTTCTTACGAAAAGAATTGAAGATGCAGAGGTCGTGGACCCGAAATTGATGAAGGGCGATAAGGTTTTGTTCAGCGCCACAGTGACGTTGGTTAATGAAGATGGTGACGAGCTCACATATCAGATTGTCGGTGAAGATGAGTTTGATCCCAAGGTCGGAAAGATTTCGTGGAAGTCGCCGGTGGCGCGTGCTCTGCTGGGAAAGAAGCTCGGAGATGAGGTAAAACTCATCAAACCGTCTGGAGAAGTTTTCGTAACGATCGAGAATGTCGAGTATAAGTAA
- a CDS encoding FecR domain-containing protein — protein sequence MKNQVKRLVVAAISSSSVFALTWIWYQSTDKQQNSHTNEKPLAYVGKVVDDIQRRPATRLLWQLVNSGEPLYDGEAIRTSDRGEVRIQFTDSDRYLDLEPESLIVIKKSQGEIALDLMEGSLFVNAKAGNEDGNAPGLVLNSANGKVDLSQASASLSKGSGNSVDVQVLEGKASVKSKDGKSQEISTGSFGALGASGLQFDKNSVKITSPNLQKPVAMNADDLQPIPIKWSGFPADAQVSLFTGTNRREMREMAKAPAGDSVIMAKLPFGKHYWKLVAKSANGESLGESPIYRTEIQARYAPTVTFPTADVEIPAHTNPFDMTFKWQKSDDTRQMTLQVWSDAKLTQPIATKTFTSEDSYTMPGLQEGTYYWRMTSYFNDSDKPVLGKMQKFSVKFTEMLKQASAEAAAPTPAPKPEVKPLAFTMTESQMTQYFVDSPKVNMSWGAENMQNVSAYRVRLHDETQTAADVQPVEVKENKLTAAVPKPGRYIASIEAVDKDGQVVGSGTSQAITVTPMPILKAPLFIPNEGPLQASMDGRSTLEWNKIDGAADYELVIKKDGKELKRTKYKNTSTAIRNLLPGEYEVMISAQDTYGRAGETGPVRKLIVPDKSNLKAPTLKKIKVN from the coding sequence ATGAAAAATCAAGTAAAGAGATTAGTTGTCGCTGCGATAAGCTCGTCATCTGTTTTTGCGCTGACGTGGATTTGGTATCAATCAACGGATAAGCAGCAAAACTCTCATACCAATGAGAAACCGCTGGCTTACGTCGGCAAAGTTGTCGACGATATCCAACGCCGACCAGCAACGCGCTTGCTGTGGCAACTCGTGAACTCCGGTGAACCACTTTACGATGGCGAAGCTATTCGCACCTCTGATCGCGGTGAAGTGCGAATTCAATTTACGGATTCAGATCGCTATTTGGATTTGGAACCAGAGTCATTGATCGTTATCAAAAAATCCCAGGGCGAAATTGCACTTGATTTGATGGAAGGTAGTCTTTTCGTTAATGCGAAAGCTGGCAACGAAGATGGTAATGCTCCCGGACTCGTGCTTAATTCCGCGAATGGTAAAGTCGATTTGAGTCAGGCATCCGCCTCTCTTTCTAAAGGAAGTGGAAACTCTGTCGATGTCCAGGTCCTTGAAGGTAAAGCTTCGGTGAAATCGAAAGACGGTAAAAGTCAGGAGATCTCAACTGGAAGTTTCGGGGCCTTGGGTGCGAGTGGTTTGCAGTTTGATAAAAATAGTGTGAAAATCACCAGTCCGAATTTGCAAAAACCGGTGGCTATGAATGCCGATGATTTGCAACCGATTCCCATTAAATGGTCAGGCTTTCCGGCAGATGCGCAAGTCTCTCTTTTCACCGGCACCAATCGCCGTGAGATGAGGGAAATGGCCAAAGCACCTGCGGGTGATTCTGTCATTATGGCAAAGCTTCCATTTGGTAAGCACTATTGGAAACTCGTGGCGAAATCTGCGAATGGCGAGTCCCTTGGCGAGAGTCCTATTTATAGAACAGAAATCCAGGCAAGATATGCCCCGACTGTGACTTTCCCTACAGCAGATGTGGAAATTCCGGCTCACACCAATCCGTTTGATATGACTTTCAAATGGCAAAAAAGCGATGACACTCGTCAGATGACTTTGCAGGTGTGGTCAGATGCTAAGCTGACACAACCCATTGCCACAAAAACATTTACAAGCGAAGACAGCTACACAATGCCCGGCCTGCAAGAAGGCACGTATTACTGGCGCATGACTTCTTACTTTAATGATTCAGACAAACCGGTGCTGGGTAAAATGCAGAAGTTCTCTGTGAAGTTCACAGAGATGTTAAAGCAAGCTTCAGCTGAAGCTGCGGCGCCAACCCCGGCTCCAAAACCAGAGGTAAAACCTTTGGCCTTCACGATGACGGAATCGCAAATGACTCAGTACTTTGTGGATTCTCCGAAAGTGAATATGTCCTGGGGTGCCGAGAACATGCAAAATGTCAGCGCTTACCGCGTAAGACTGCATGATGAAACTCAAACGGCAGCTGATGTTCAGCCCGTGGAAGTGAAAGAAAACAAATTGACGGCAGCAGTTCCAAAACCAGGTCGTTATATTGCATCGATCGAAGCCGTGGATAAAGACGGTCAAGTGGTGGGCTCGGGTACTTCTCAAGCCATCACGGTCACACCGATGCCGATCCTGAAAGCTCCACTATTCATTCCAAATGAAGGCCCGCTGCAAGCCTCAATGGATGGCCGCTCTACTTTAGAGTGGAATAAAATTGATGGTGCTGCTGATTACGAACTCGTGATCAAAAAAGACGGCAAAGAATTGAAACGCACTAAATATAAGAACACATCCACGGCCATCCGCAATCTTTTGCCGGGTGAATATGAAGTGATGATCTCGGCTCAAGACACTTACGGTCGTGCTGGAGAAACAGGACCAGTTCGTAAACTGATCGTGCCGGATAAATCGAACTTAAAGGCCCCTACTTTAAAGAAGATTAAAGTGAATTGA
- a CDS encoding adenylate/guanylate cyclase domain-containing protein, whose product MRIPISTKLITVTILILVASTGAITLISSNYFEKKASEQVDIANLESASAKAKEVDNIIASLIDKTRTNGSLLMKGAAAAEDLDFNFTKDKNFVALEVLKLNGSSVESVARKVKEDVLKPYLLGESYFVNLRAWQQFPVRNLAEGSIEIKNASYPKAPAMITIGIPLVKDAQGKITHVVLADVMMAPLQKPFTDLSERTQYLIDGQGEVLAHKDEQKAISRLSLKAYPFVTKAMNTKSPQYQTKFVDPETQSNFFGASVKTSYGPMVISQTSEAAILEVSNEVKRRAIFVAGSAISLAIFFIFLFSMTLTSPIEKLAGLINMVSRGNFDVKAREHVKSHDEVGDLASAFDHMTEGLKERDKVKSLFSKFHGSAVTEDLIGKDIGVGGQSKNVVVFFSDIRGFTAFSEKRSPEEVVEMLNEYFGVMVGIINAHGGVVDKFIGDAIMAVWGAPKTGPKDAFNAVRACLEMRRGLDKLNETRIARGQPPINIGMGLHAGPAISGTIGSDERMEYTVIGNTVNTASRIEASTKAFGADLLVTDSVIDQVGDAFKTELAGAAEVKGRSEAIKMYKVRAYKAGDKYVEVKTPYSDYEAESADKVKIKAS is encoded by the coding sequence ATGAGAATACCCATCTCAACCAAACTCATCACAGTGACGATCCTGATTCTGGTGGCCTCCACCGGCGCGATCACACTGATTTCATCAAACTACTTCGAGAAAAAAGCCTCGGAGCAAGTCGATATCGCCAATCTGGAGTCTGCTTCGGCAAAAGCCAAGGAAGTTGATAACATCATCGCATCGTTGATTGATAAAACACGTACGAATGGTTCCCTGCTGATGAAGGGTGCAGCAGCAGCGGAAGATTTGGATTTCAACTTTACTAAAGACAAGAACTTTGTGGCTTTGGAAGTATTGAAACTGAATGGCTCCTCTGTGGAGTCCGTGGCTCGTAAAGTAAAAGAAGATGTTCTGAAGCCTTACCTATTGGGTGAATCTTATTTCGTCAACTTGCGTGCTTGGCAACAGTTCCCGGTGCGCAACTTGGCTGAAGGTAGCATCGAAATCAAGAATGCGTCTTATCCAAAAGCTCCCGCGATGATCACGATCGGTATCCCGTTGGTGAAAGATGCTCAAGGGAAAATCACTCACGTGGTTTTGGCTGACGTGATGATGGCTCCCCTGCAAAAACCTTTCACGGATCTTTCCGAGCGCACTCAATATCTGATTGATGGCCAAGGTGAGGTTCTTGCCCATAAAGACGAACAAAAAGCGATCTCTCGTTTAAGCTTGAAAGCCTACCCGTTCGTTACAAAAGCGATGAACACCAAGTCTCCGCAATATCAAACGAAATTCGTAGACCCGGAAACACAGTCTAACTTCTTTGGTGCGTCTGTTAAAACTTCCTATGGGCCGATGGTAATTTCGCAAACATCTGAGGCTGCCATCCTGGAGGTATCGAACGAAGTTAAACGCCGAGCGATATTTGTGGCTGGTTCTGCAATCTCGCTGGCGATCTTCTTTATCTTCTTGTTCTCTATGACCCTAACCTCCCCGATTGAAAAATTGGCGGGTTTGATCAACATGGTTTCCAGAGGTAATTTCGATGTAAAAGCCCGTGAACATGTGAAATCCCACGACGAAGTGGGCGACCTGGCTTCCGCGTTCGACCACATGACCGAGGGTCTGAAAGAGCGCGATAAAGTTAAAAGCTTATTCTCTAAGTTCCACGGCTCGGCGGTGACTGAGGACTTGATCGGTAAAGACATCGGAGTCGGCGGTCAAAGTAAAAACGTGGTGGTCTTCTTCTCGGATATCCGTGGTTTCACGGCGTTCTCTGAAAAACGTTCTCCTGAAGAAGTCGTAGAAATGCTGAATGAATACTTTGGCGTGATGGTGGGAATCATCAATGCCCACGGTGGTGTCGTCGATAAGTTTATCGGGGATGCGATAATGGCGGTTTGGGGTGCTCCTAAAACGGGTCCAAAAGATGCATTCAATGCAGTTCGTGCCTGCTTGGAAATGCGCCGAGGCTTGGACAAATTAAATGAAACCCGCATTGCCCGAGGCCAGCCTCCGATCAATATCGGTATGGGCTTGCATGCAGGTCCTGCGATCTCGGGAACCATCGGTTCTGACGAGCGTATGGAGTACACAGTTATCGGCAATACGGTGAATACGGCTTCTCGTATCGAAGCTTCCACGAAAGCCTTTGGTGCTGACCTTCTGGTCACTGATTCGGTTATCGATCAAGTGGGTGATGCCTTTAAAACCGAGCTTGCGGGTGCTGCCGAAGTCAAAGGCCGCTCTGAGGCGATCAAGATGTATAAGGTCCGTGCCTACAAAGCTGGAGACAAATACGTCGAAGTCAAAACCCCGTATTCCGATTACGAAGCGGAATCAGCTGATAAAGTGAAAATCAAAGCTTCTTAA
- a CDS encoding PstS family phosphate ABC transporter substrate-binding protein: MKFLIMSALVLSAFAAKAESLVKIDGSSTVFPITEAVSEEFQTVSKGATKVTVGVSGTGGGFKKFCRAETDIQNASRPITKEEMAACRAAKVTYFELPIAFDAIAIVVNPKNNWVSEITTEELKKMWEPAAQGKIMTWKQVNAKWPDEKLTLFGASTDNGTFDYFTEAIMEKAKSSRGDYTASVDHNTRVTGVSGNKGGLGYLPYSYYVTNKDKLKLLGVVGGPKSPMKNKAVLPDEKTVISGQYNPLSRPIFIYVSQEAMKKPEVKQYVEFYLDKAAEMAKQVQYIPLPANAYKTAKEHLTKKKTGTVFGGEAKVGLTIEQILKLETTL; encoded by the coding sequence ATGAAGTTCTTGATCATGAGCGCTTTGGTTCTAAGCGCATTTGCCGCAAAAGCGGAAAGCCTAGTTAAAATTGACGGTTCCAGCACAGTATTTCCAATCACTGAAGCTGTATCTGAAGAATTCCAAACTGTTTCTAAAGGTGCGACGAAAGTGACTGTAGGCGTGTCTGGTACTGGTGGCGGTTTCAAAAAGTTCTGCCGTGCTGAAACAGATATTCAAAATGCATCTCGCCCTATCACGAAAGAAGAAATGGCGGCGTGCCGTGCTGCTAAAGTGACTTACTTTGAATTGCCAATCGCTTTCGACGCGATCGCCATCGTGGTAAATCCGAAAAACAACTGGGTGAGCGAAATCACGACTGAAGAATTGAAAAAAATGTGGGAACCCGCAGCTCAAGGCAAAATCATGACTTGGAAACAAGTAAATGCAAAATGGCCTGACGAAAAATTGACTCTTTTCGGGGCTTCTACTGACAACGGTACTTTTGACTACTTCACTGAAGCGATCATGGAAAAAGCCAAATCTTCTCGCGGTGACTACACAGCGTCTGTTGATCACAACACGCGTGTAACGGGTGTTAGCGGTAACAAAGGTGGCTTGGGTTACCTTCCGTATTCATACTACGTAACTAATAAAGACAAATTGAAATTGTTGGGCGTTGTTGGCGGTCCTAAATCTCCAATGAAAAACAAAGCGGTTCTTCCAGATGAAAAAACTGTGATCTCTGGCCAATACAATCCACTATCTCGTCCTATCTTTATCTACGTTTCTCAAGAAGCGATGAAAAAACCAGAAGTGAAACAATACGTGGAATTCTATTTGGACAAAGCTGCTGAAATGGCGAAGCAAGTTCAGTACATCCCTCTTCCAGCAAATGCTTATAAAACAGCGAAAGAGCATTTGACGAAAAAGAAAACAGGAACTGTTTTCGGCGGCGAAGCTAAAGTTGGTTTGACGATTGAACAAATCTTGAAACTTGAGACAACTCTGTAA
- a CDS encoding FtsX-like permease family protein encodes MIFLNLAIKSLKNRALATTLTVISIALSVGLLLSVERAQRAAQEGFTQTISKTDLIVGARSGPLQLILYTVFNMGNATHNVSYESYQEIQKHPAVEWTIPYSLGDSHRGFRVVGTTADFFKHYHYRGDQQVSLHSGHELQDLWDVVIGAEVAHKLGYKLGDSVVIAHGVTKGEGVVKHDRRPFKVAGILNSTGTPLDRSVYVSLEGMEALHMDWQDGAVPSAAKETPAAEIKKENIKVHSITAFFVGAKSRIETLKLQREINEFKAEPLLAIIPGATLSELWQGLSYVENVLRIISWMVLAVGFMGMLIALTTTLNERRREMAILRAVGAGSQQILGLLVFESALLTVVGVVSGTILSFVLATALKPWLENEFGLYLDGAAITSSELIYIFAAVAAGILIGLIPALRAQKQALKDGLSVRL; translated from the coding sequence ATGATCTTCTTGAACCTGGCTATTAAATCTCTTAAGAACCGCGCCCTGGCGACGACTTTGACTGTGATCTCTATCGCCCTCAGCGTAGGTTTGCTTTTGTCAGTGGAGCGCGCACAAAGAGCCGCTCAAGAAGGTTTCACTCAAACTATTTCTAAAACTGATTTGATTGTGGGCGCTCGCAGTGGTCCGTTGCAGTTGATTCTGTACACGGTTTTCAATATGGGAAATGCGACTCACAATGTTTCGTATGAATCCTATCAAGAAATTCAAAAGCATCCGGCCGTTGAATGGACGATTCCATATTCGCTAGGGGATAGCCACCGTGGTTTTCGTGTGGTGGGCACGACGGCGGATTTCTTTAAGCATTATCATTATCGTGGTGATCAGCAGGTATCTTTGCATTCTGGACACGAGCTTCAGGATCTTTGGGATGTGGTGATTGGGGCTGAGGTTGCGCATAAGCTTGGTTATAAACTGGGTGACAGCGTAGTTATTGCTCACGGAGTCACCAAAGGCGAGGGCGTGGTTAAACACGACCGTCGTCCCTTTAAAGTCGCAGGTATTTTGAATAGCACGGGTACTCCGCTGGATCGTTCTGTTTATGTCAGTTTAGAAGGAATGGAAGCTCTTCATATGGACTGGCAAGACGGCGCTGTTCCATCAGCTGCGAAAGAAACGCCAGCCGCTGAGATTAAAAAAGAAAACATCAAAGTTCACAGTATCACAGCGTTTTTCGTGGGGGCTAAATCCCGCATCGAAACTTTGAAGCTGCAACGTGAAATCAATGAATTTAAAGCAGAGCCATTGCTTGCAATCATTCCGGGGGCGACTTTGAGTGAATTGTGGCAGGGACTTTCCTATGTGGAAAATGTTCTGCGTATTATTTCTTGGATGGTTTTGGCCGTGGGCTTTATGGGGATGTTGATTGCTCTGACGACGACATTGAACGAGCGCCGCCGCGAAATGGCGATCTTACGTGCCGTGGGAGCTGGATCGCAACAAATTCTGGGTCTTTTGGTTTTTGAATCCGCTCTTTTGACAGTTGTCGGAGTGGTCTCAGGGACTATTTTGTCCTTCGTCCTCGCTACGGCTTTGAAGCCATGGCTAGAGAATGAATTTGGTTTGTATTTAGATGGAGCAGCCATCACAAGTTCTGAACTTATCTATATCTTTGCAGCCGTTGCAGCTGGCATTCTGATCGGTCTTATCCCGGCGCTTCGTGCGCAAAAGCAGGCTTTAAAAGACGGCTTGAGCGTCCGCTTGTAG
- a CDS encoding ABC transporter ATP-binding protein, with protein sequence MSSSEALIEIRNLEYTYPGYNKPTLVVPEFTVQKGEELFLYGPSGTGKTTLLECLSGVLVPTKGSIKILGRDLTTMSSAERDAFRAEHMGYVFQSFNLIPYLSVIENIELPLHLSPVRKSRLGSVDTDMVIRALCGNLGIGDLLDKKVTELSVGQQQRVAVARALLGKPDLLLADEPTSALDADHREKFLKLLFDLSELYGTTVVFVSHDRGIESLFTRSLSLESINGTAR encoded by the coding sequence TTGAGCTCTAGTGAAGCTTTGATTGAAATTCGTAACCTTGAGTACACTTATCCTGGCTATAATAAGCCGACGTTAGTGGTGCCCGAGTTCACGGTGCAAAAAGGCGAAGAACTCTTTTTGTATGGTCCCAGTGGGACGGGAAAAACAACTTTATTGGAATGTCTTTCGGGAGTTTTGGTTCCTACGAAAGGCAGTATCAAGATTTTGGGTCGTGATCTTACCACTATGAGTTCTGCAGAACGCGATGCTTTTCGCGCTGAACACATGGGTTATGTTTTTCAAAGTTTCAATTTGATTCCGTATCTTTCAGTTATTGAAAACATCGAATTGCCTTTGCATCTAAGTCCCGTTCGTAAATCGCGCCTTGGTAGCGTAGATACGGATATGGTGATCCGTGCTTTGTGCGGTAACTTGGGTATTGGTGATTTGTTGGATAAAAAAGTGACTGAGTTAAGCGTAGGACAGCAGCAGCGTGTTGCCGTCGCCCGTGCTCTGTTGGGGAAACCTGACTTGTTGCTGGCTGATGAGCCGACATCGGCACTAGATGCCGATCATCGCGAGAAGTTTTTGAAGCTGCTTTTCGACTTGTCTGAGCTTTATGGAACGACAGTGGTCTTTGTTTCTCACGATCGAGGCATTGAAAGCCTCTTTACGCGTTCGCTGTCGCTTGAATCAATTAACGGGACAGCACGATGA
- a CDS encoding DUF2796 domain-containing protein → MFKVLLFSVLALAAREQGAHAHGVATVDVAFDGKNGKIEFHAPASSIYGFEYEAKSAKDKANKEAGLKKFNDKVNDLFQFAAENKCEVKMDYNEVVQKDKHADVNAIFNVTCETAPTGTAVTFGVQKVFTRVKTVKVTVITGETQKSQEIKKSGEQVEL, encoded by the coding sequence ATGTTCAAGGTGCTTTTGTTTTCAGTGTTGGCCTTGGCCGCACGCGAGCAAGGGGCTCACGCCCACGGTGTGGCGACGGTCGATGTCGCTTTTGATGGAAAAAATGGCAAAATTGAGTTCCATGCTCCTGCATCAAGTATTTATGGTTTTGAATACGAAGCGAAGTCTGCCAAAGACAAGGCCAATAAAGAGGCAGGTCTTAAGAAATTTAATGATAAAGTGAATGACTTGTTTCAGTTTGCAGCGGAAAACAAGTGTGAAGTAAAAATGGATTACAACGAAGTTGTCCAAAAGGACAAACATGCGGATGTGAACGCCATTTTTAATGTGACTTGTGAAACAGCACCGACTGGTACAGCGGTGACTTTTGGGGTCCAAAAAGTGTTTACTCGTGTGAAGACTGTGAAGGTCACAGTGATTACTGGGGAAACACAAAAGTCCCAGGAAATTAAGAAGAGCGGAGAACAGGTTGAGCTCTAG
- a CDS encoding DUF3299 domain-containing protein has translation MRNWLVPGILILAVIATVATYQRLKEGPDLGGATVDWRLLGEMDYITGKGTPELDALNEKPVRIPGFMVPLEDEQRQVVEFLLVPSSQACIHVPAPPPNQMVYVKMKKGVPAMQGPIWVYGTFKLVTKKSMYGDASFEITGEAVEPYK, from the coding sequence ATGAGGAATTGGCTTGTACCCGGTATTTTAATTCTAGCTGTCATCGCCACAGTCGCTACTTATCAGCGATTGAAAGAGGGCCCTGACCTCGGAGGTGCGACCGTCGATTGGCGCCTTTTGGGAGAGATGGATTATATTACTGGGAAAGGTACTCCGGAGCTAGATGCCTTGAATGAAAAACCGGTCAGAATTCCAGGCTTCATGGTACCACTGGAAGACGAGCAGCGCCAGGTCGTGGAATTTCTGTTGGTGCCAAGTTCTCAGGCGTGCATTCACGTACCCGCTCCGCCGCCGAATCAAATGGTCTATGTTAAAATGAAAAAGGGTGTGCCAGCAATGCAAGGCCCAATCTGGGTGTATGGCACTTTTAAACTCGTAACCAAGAAATCAATGTACGGTGACGCATCCTTCGAAATTACCGGTGAGGCGGTAGAGCCTTATAAATAG